A stretch of Malus sylvestris chromosome 11, drMalSylv7.2, whole genome shotgun sequence DNA encodes these proteins:
- the LOC126590375 gene encoding zinc finger BED domain-containing protein DAYSLEEPER-like — MGSYMNLKFEKYWSEYSLILGVAVILDPRYKLEFVEWGYNKLYGKDSRELKDVSGTLFSLYGCYIDKFSHLLVSNSVNQTPTQIKVGDKLFEEFDNIYQDGSTSNEKTELHLYLEEKRLDRKQELDILSWWKLEQFRYPVLSRMASDVLTIPISTVASESTFSISGRVLDQYRSSLLPETVQALLCTRDWLFGKGALEKEGADLEELTEEIFDMSLNENSGQCSNSISLD, encoded by the exons ATGGGGAGTTATATGAATTTGAAGTTTGAAAAATATTGGTCAGAGTATAGTTTGATCCTTGGCGTTGCAGTGATTCTTGATCCTCGCTATAAATTGGAATTTGTAGAGTGGGGTTATAACAAGCTTTATGGTAAGGATTCCAGAGAGTTGAAGGATGTTAGTGGCACATTGTTTTCACTCTATGGTTGTTACATAGACAAGTTCTCTCATCTTCTTGTATCCAACTCAGTCAATCAAACTCCTACTCAAATAAAAGTTGGAGACAAACTTTTTGAG gAATTTGATAATATTTACCAAGATGGGTCAACTTCAAATGAAAAAACTGAATTACATCTATATCTTGAAGAAAAGAGACTTGATAGAAAACAAGAGTTGGATATTCTTTCATGGTGGAAATTGGAGCAATTTCGTTATCCCGTACTTTCTCGTATGGCTTCTGATGTGTTAACAATTCCCATCTCAACTGTTGCCTCGGAATCAACATTTAGTATTAGTGGTAGGGTGCTTGATCAATATCGAAGTTCTTTGTTGCCTGAAACCGTTCAAGCCTTGCTATGTACTAGAGACTGGCTTTTTGGCAAAGGAG CTTTAGAGAAAGAGGGTGCTGACTTGGAAGAACTCACTGAAGAAATTTTTGACATGAGCCTTAATGAAAACTCAGGACAATGCTCCAATAGTATTAGTCTTGATTAA